One window of the Synechococcus sp. CC9311 genome contains the following:
- the folD gene encoding bifunctional methylenetetrahydrofolate dehydrogenase/methenyltetrahydrofolate cyclohydrolase FolD, producing the protein MALRLDGKQLAAQLEVRLQQQIQKGIAAAGRSPGLAVLRIGDDPASAVYVRNKEKACARIGVESFGSHLPADASQQEVLTAIRELNADDRVDGILLQLPLPEGLDETPLLAEIDPNKDADGLHTLNLGRLLKGEQGPRSCTPAGVMVMLRDQGIDPAGKRAVVVGRSILVGQPMALMLQAANATVTVAHSRTQHLESITRQAEILVVAAGRPEMIGADHITPGCVVVDVGIHRRPEGGLCGDVCAEELEPVAAALSPVPGGVGPMTVTMLLVNTVLAWCRRHQVALELSDLVV; encoded by the coding sequence ATGGCTCTCAGGCTGGATGGCAAGCAGCTCGCCGCGCAGCTTGAAGTGCGGTTGCAGCAGCAGATTCAAAAGGGAATTGCGGCAGCAGGGCGATCACCAGGCCTGGCCGTGCTGCGAATTGGCGACGATCCGGCCAGTGCGGTCTACGTGCGTAACAAAGAGAAGGCCTGTGCACGCATCGGTGTGGAGAGCTTTGGCTCCCATCTACCCGCTGATGCTTCACAGCAAGAGGTGTTAACAGCAATTCGCGAACTGAATGCTGATGATCGGGTGGATGGAATCCTGCTCCAGCTGCCGCTGCCGGAGGGATTGGATGAGACCCCGCTGCTGGCTGAAATCGATCCAAATAAAGATGCTGATGGACTGCACACCTTGAATCTCGGGCGCCTGTTGAAGGGTGAACAGGGTCCACGAAGCTGCACGCCGGCAGGCGTGATGGTGATGCTCCGTGATCAGGGGATTGATCCCGCCGGCAAGCGTGCCGTCGTGGTGGGCCGCAGCATCTTGGTGGGTCAGCCGATGGCCCTCATGCTTCAGGCGGCGAACGCCACCGTCACGGTGGCTCACTCGCGTACGCAACATCTGGAATCGATCACTCGTCAGGCCGAGATTCTTGTGGTGGCTGCTGGTCGCCCCGAAATGATCGGTGCAGATCACATCACACCGGGTTGTGTGGTGGTGGATGTCGGCATTCATCGCCGCCCTGAAGGTGGACTTTGCGGTGATGTGTGTGCTGAGGAATTAGAGCCCGTTGCCGCTGCGCTCTCTCCAGTCCCTGGAGGGGTTGGCCCCATGACAGTGACGATGTTGCTGGTCAACACTGTGCTGGCCTGGTGTCGACGCCATCAGGTGGCATTGGAATTGTCTGATTTGGTGGTTTGA
- a CDS encoding GAP family protein, with amino-acid sequence MSDTTLWAELLAFGTGIGLSPIHIAVLLLLLLGPQPLKRGGWFVAGWVLTTMATSALLVTVGHSLVLDMTQGSHHRTGLDLLAGGALIAVGGRELMRSLTDGDTPPAWTASVDRFVNMPLPLLLFLGAVAEVASPDDLVLFAKSAGVVLAAQLPTWQELIGLLAFTLGASLLLLTPLIAVAVGRDKVVPLLERGKKILFARGELVVAAVSIGIGSYLGWQGISGLTLT; translated from the coding sequence ATGAGCGACACCACGCTCTGGGCTGAGCTGCTCGCCTTTGGCACTGGCATCGGCCTATCCCCGATCCATATCGCCGTTTTATTGCTGTTGCTCTTAGGACCGCAGCCCTTAAAGCGCGGCGGATGGTTCGTGGCGGGATGGGTGCTAACCACGATGGCGACATCAGCCTTACTCGTGACGGTGGGTCATTCGCTGGTGCTGGACATGACGCAAGGCTCCCATCACCGCACCGGCTTAGATCTCCTCGCTGGTGGTGCCTTAATTGCAGTTGGCGGCAGGGAATTAATGCGCTCGTTGACCGATGGAGACACACCGCCGGCATGGACCGCAAGCGTGGATCGCTTTGTGAACATGCCCCTCCCACTGTTGTTGTTTTTGGGTGCGGTCGCGGAAGTTGCCAGTCCTGATGATCTCGTGCTGTTTGCAAAATCAGCCGGCGTTGTCTTGGCGGCTCAACTGCCCACATGGCAAGAGCTGATTGGACTTTTGGCCTTCACACTTGGGGCAAGCCTGTTGCTGCTGACCCCACTAATTGCTGTTGCGGTTGGTCGCGACAAAGTCGTACCTTTACTGGAGCGCGGAAAAAAGATTCTGTTTGCACGAGGCGAACTCGTTGTTGCCGCCGTGAGTATTGGAATAGGAAGTTACCTCGGCTGGCAAGGAATCAGCGGTCTAACACTGACTTAA
- a CDS encoding divergent PAP2 family protein, with amino-acid sequence MAISTMSMLSMPAQILDNAVLAWGLAACGLAQFSKLFLELVLNQRWRPAVLFETGGMPSSHSALVTGTAAGVGWQMGFDQPAFALAATVAFVVMYDASGVRRAAGFTAARLNELPDSLWPTPPEKPLKERLGHTRTEVLVGSLLGPLIALPGLFFVGSPLHLAQTFGLFSG; translated from the coding sequence ATGGCGATTTCAACGATGTCGATGCTGTCGATGCCCGCTCAAATTTTGGATAATGCCGTGCTCGCCTGGGGATTAGCGGCCTGCGGTTTGGCGCAGTTCTCCAAGCTGTTCCTGGAATTGGTGTTGAATCAGCGCTGGAGGCCGGCGGTGCTGTTTGAGACCGGAGGGATGCCATCCAGTCACTCGGCATTGGTGACGGGTACTGCCGCTGGAGTGGGCTGGCAGATGGGGTTCGATCAGCCTGCATTTGCGTTGGCTGCCACTGTGGCTTTCGTTGTGATGTACGACGCCAGCGGGGTGCGCCGGGCGGCAGGATTTACGGCCGCTCGCCTTAACGAACTTCCTGATTCGCTCTGGCCTACTCCACCGGAAAAGCCACTGAAAGAACGGCTTGGTCACACGCGTACGGAGGTTTTGGTGGGCAGTCTGTTGGGACCTTTGATCGCACTCCCAGGACTCTTTTTTGTGGGCTCGCCTCTGCATTTGGCCCAAACGTTTGGTTTGTTCAGCGGGTGA
- the crtE gene encoding geranylgeranyl diphosphate synthase CrtE: MSAAATSPESVPSSGELLSTFDFANYLKLSRDRVEIALDASMGPERPESLRDAMRYSLLAGGKRLRPILCLAACELVGGSSELAMPTAVALEMIHTMSLIHDDLPAMDNDDLRRGRPTNHKVYGDAMAILAGDAMLSRAFEMVAVRSANVPADRLLRVVGELALVSGAPGLVGGQVVDLESEGQAVDLETLEYIHLHKTAALLRACVVTGALIGGANDDQLQAMRTYANGIGLAFQIIDDILDVTASSEVLGKTAGKDLLADKTTYPKLLGLDASREKALQLVRESKAALEPWRDKAAPLLALADYVASRDC; encoded by the coding sequence ATGTCCGCTGCGGCCACTAGCCCCGAAAGCGTGCCGTCCTCCGGTGAGCTCCTCTCCACGTTTGACTTTGCGAATTACCTAAAGCTCTCCCGCGATCGTGTGGAGATAGCTCTGGATGCCTCGATGGGACCTGAGCGTCCTGAATCTTTGCGTGATGCGATGCGCTACTCCCTTCTGGCAGGGGGAAAGCGGTTGCGCCCGATTTTGTGCCTAGCGGCTTGTGAATTAGTCGGGGGATCGTCCGAGTTAGCCATGCCAACGGCGGTGGCGCTGGAAATGATCCACACCATGTCGTTGATTCACGACGACTTGCCGGCCATGGACAACGATGACCTGCGCAGGGGGCGTCCCACCAACCACAAGGTGTATGGAGATGCCATGGCCATCCTTGCCGGTGATGCCATGCTCAGCCGCGCTTTTGAAATGGTGGCTGTCCGCAGTGCAAACGTTCCCGCGGATCGCTTGTTGCGGGTTGTTGGTGAATTGGCTCTTGTATCGGGAGCGCCTGGCTTGGTCGGAGGTCAGGTTGTTGATCTTGAGTCCGAGGGGCAAGCCGTTGATCTCGAGACCCTTGAGTACATCCATCTTCACAAGACCGCAGCCTTGCTGCGTGCCTGTGTTGTGACAGGAGCTCTGATCGGAGGAGCGAATGACGACCAATTGCAGGCGATGCGCACCTATGCCAATGGCATTGGTTTGGCCTTCCAGATCATTGACGACATCCTCGATGTAACCGCCAGCAGTGAAGTGCTCGGTAAAACTGCCGGCAAGGATCTGCTTGCCGATAAAACGACCTATCCCAAGCTTTTGGGACTTGATGCTTCGCGGGAGAAAGCGTTGCAGTTGGTGCGGGAGTCCAAGGCCGCGCTTGAACCTTGGCGTGACAAAGCGGCGCCCTTGTTGGCTCTCGCCGACTATGTAGCGAGTCGGGATTGTTGA
- a CDS encoding HDIG domain-containing metalloprotein, giving the protein MFRSHLLARLWRSWLRRESPRRPVLRWNRLQKAGLLLVCIAVALVSSWPWLVEPDLRPGIPAPFNSIAPKAARVVDSEALEQRRSSLMPNTFVQVVDAQQSSLLRLRLERHLAELERVARSQNIDRIGPVNLTTDEQLWLEKRSQTDRKNWDMTIRRAVDRMLSQGLVNTLAIEQLRKASSLQLEALGPEDAPARTIGSKIATTTLQGASNLQTDPLRSQRLIEELITQQGIPTIEVKAGDLITRKGEPISSQAYDVLDFFGLINRSPKVGIWLLRFTEALASCGVMLLVMKRERPCLEASHGFLAIGLLFISQFGKIWFGAAVSPLAVIVPPTLLLAQGLGTTSGLAWMAMSCLLWPTPVSGLGEGRLLITAAVAAIAAIQAGRLRSRAQLLQLAVLLPLGALVAEMVVLRQPFEAVNLSWTRLTPDTGELASEALLMGLLMMLTILLIPLLESSFGLLTRARLMELADQERPLLRRLSSEAPGTFEHTLMICGLAEEGARAIGADVDLIKTGSLYHDVGKLHAPNWFIENQTTGEENPHTKLNDPVASAGVLQAHVDEGLKLARRYRLPRPIADFIPEHQGTLRMGFFLHQAKQRDPTVSEHLFRYRGPTPRSKETGILMLADGCEAALRSLPPDTSDSEAQTTVKRIVEARLADGQLSQSSLSRAEVDLVMHAFVRVWRRMRHRRIPYPIPAKRSFSA; this is encoded by the coding sequence GTGTTCCGATCTCATCTTCTGGCCCGGCTCTGGAGAAGCTGGTTGCGGAGAGAGTCACCGCGACGCCCTGTGCTGCGTTGGAATCGCCTTCAGAAGGCAGGATTGCTGCTGGTCTGCATTGCCGTAGCCCTGGTCTCCAGCTGGCCCTGGCTGGTGGAACCCGACTTACGCCCAGGAATCCCAGCACCATTTAATTCAATAGCTCCGAAGGCAGCGCGAGTGGTGGACAGCGAAGCGCTTGAGCAAAGGCGTTCCAGCTTGATGCCCAACACCTTTGTTCAAGTGGTGGATGCGCAGCAATCGAGCCTCCTCAGACTGAGGCTCGAACGTCATCTCGCCGAATTAGAACGCGTAGCCAGAAGCCAGAACATTGACCGGATTGGCCCCGTCAATCTGACTACAGACGAACAACTATGGCTGGAAAAACGGTCACAAACGGATCGTAAAAACTGGGACATGACGATCCGCAGGGCTGTTGATCGCATGCTCAGCCAAGGGCTTGTAAACACACTGGCGATCGAACAACTCAGGAAGGCTTCATCACTGCAACTCGAAGCACTGGGACCTGAGGACGCTCCAGCCAGAACCATCGGCAGCAAGATCGCAACAACAACACTGCAAGGAGCCAGCAACCTTCAGACCGACCCCCTGCGCAGTCAACGACTGATTGAAGAACTCATCACTCAGCAAGGGATTCCAACCATCGAAGTGAAAGCAGGCGATCTGATTACCCGCAAAGGCGAACCAATCAGCTCGCAGGCCTACGACGTGCTCGATTTCTTCGGACTGATTAATCGCAGCCCGAAAGTAGGAATCTGGTTGTTGCGGTTCACCGAAGCACTAGCGAGTTGCGGCGTGATGCTGCTCGTGATGAAAAGGGAAAGGCCCTGTCTTGAGGCATCCCACGGGTTTCTAGCGATCGGCTTACTGTTCATCAGCCAATTCGGCAAGATTTGGTTCGGTGCAGCCGTTAGCCCACTCGCTGTGATCGTGCCACCCACTTTGCTTCTAGCCCAAGGCCTCGGAACCACCAGTGGCCTGGCCTGGATGGCCATGAGCTGTTTGCTTTGGCCAACTCCAGTGAGTGGATTGGGCGAAGGCCGGCTGCTGATCACAGCTGCCGTTGCGGCGATCGCCGCAATTCAGGCCGGACGCTTGCGCAGCCGAGCACAGTTATTGCAACTGGCGGTGTTGCTGCCACTGGGTGCGTTAGTCGCGGAAATGGTGGTGCTTCGTCAACCATTTGAAGCCGTGAACCTGTCCTGGACACGGCTCACACCCGATACAGGAGAACTCGCGTCCGAGGCCCTGCTGATGGGTCTGTTAATGATGCTCACGATCCTGCTGATTCCTCTGCTGGAAAGCTCATTCGGCCTGCTCACGCGAGCCCGGTTGATGGAACTAGCCGATCAAGAACGTCCGCTGCTGCGCCGATTGTCGTCGGAAGCACCTGGAACGTTTGAGCACACGCTGATGATCTGTGGTTTGGCAGAAGAGGGAGCTCGTGCCATTGGAGCCGATGTGGATCTGATCAAAACAGGATCCCTCTATCACGATGTGGGCAAACTCCATGCCCCGAACTGGTTCATTGAAAATCAAACCACTGGCGAAGAGAATCCACACACCAAATTGAACGACCCGGTCGCGAGTGCCGGAGTTCTCCAGGCCCATGTAGACGAAGGCCTAAAACTGGCCCGGCGCTACCGCTTGCCGAGGCCAATCGCGGATTTCATTCCGGAGCATCAAGGCACCTTACGGATGGGTTTTTTCCTGCATCAAGCCAAGCAAAGGGATCCAACGGTTTCAGAACACTTATTCCGGTATCGAGGCCCCACACCTCGCTCGAAAGAAACTGGAATCTTGATGCTGGCTGATGGCTGCGAGGCCGCGTTGCGATCACTCCCCCCCGACACCAGCGACAGCGAAGCACAAACCACGGTGAAGCGCATCGTGGAAGCGCGCCTAGCCGACGGACAACTGAGTCAGAGCAGTCTTAGTCGCGCCGAAGTTGACCTGGTGATGCATGCTTTTGTACGCGTCTGGAGGCGCATGCGCCACCGACGCATTCCCTATCCCATCCCGGCAAAACGCAGCTTCAGCGCATAA
- a CDS encoding AAA family ATPase, with protein MSRLKPSEAILTDDQQTAAALFETWLSNEEPGIPFVLSGYAGSGKTFLSMRLLRQVEATGLCWTVVAPTHKAVGVLRHALDLEGLHPTWYPSTIHRLLRLKLRRQGDREVCESTEQTAASLEHLGLVLVDESSMVDSSLLSVALQCAHPFKTRLVFVGDPAQLPPVGEADSPVFSMDRAITASLKQVVRHQGPVLQLASCLRDGRLPCELPPLMPPLRSELGQVGVLNRSAWLIQAQDGLRRAAACDNPDAARILCYTNRTLDALVPHARRAIHGEMADQMDVLPGEVLISRTAVMAPASRDGAETGEEPDLVLGSNREVVVEDVTPERCDLAEFGFAGETQMALAGFEAPVIDTVTAKVRSGELELSLRLQPPSGSGARQLLDGVLQGLRTQARDAGKRGGRPLWRRYFLIRDAFASLGPAAVLTVHRSQGSSFGEVFVADDVFWPQDLVLRRQLAYVAVSRAQEAVWMTGRSSSAKAVERWTRALKNEEQQ; from the coding sequence GTGAGCAGGCTCAAGCCCTCTGAGGCCATCCTCACCGACGATCAGCAGACGGCAGCTGCCTTGTTCGAGACGTGGCTTTCAAATGAAGAACCAGGCATTCCGTTTGTGTTGAGCGGTTATGCCGGTAGTGGCAAAACCTTCCTCTCAATGCGTTTGTTGCGTCAAGTGGAAGCTACAGGGCTGTGTTGGACCGTTGTCGCTCCCACCCATAAAGCCGTTGGTGTGTTGCGCCACGCCCTTGACTTAGAAGGTCTTCACCCCACTTGGTACCCCTCCACCATCCATCGACTGTTGCGACTCAAGTTGCGTCGCCAAGGGGATCGGGAGGTATGCGAATCCACCGAACAAACGGCGGCCTCGTTGGAACATCTCGGCCTGGTCCTGGTCGATGAATCCTCCATGGTTGATAGCTCGCTGTTGTCGGTCGCGCTGCAGTGCGCTCACCCTTTCAAAACTCGGCTTGTGTTCGTTGGCGATCCTGCCCAGCTTCCGCCCGTGGGAGAAGCGGATAGCCCTGTGTTCTCCATGGACCGCGCGATCACAGCGTCGCTCAAGCAAGTGGTTCGTCATCAAGGTCCTGTGCTGCAACTGGCGAGCTGCTTGCGCGATGGACGCTTGCCCTGTGAGCTGCCGCCATTAATGCCTCCACTGCGCAGCGAATTGGGTCAGGTGGGTGTGCTCAATCGCTCGGCTTGGCTCATTCAGGCTCAAGATGGCCTGCGTCGTGCTGCGGCTTGTGACAACCCTGATGCAGCACGCATTCTTTGCTACACCAATCGCACCCTTGATGCACTTGTGCCACATGCACGACGAGCCATTCATGGTGAGATGGCGGATCAGATGGACGTTCTTCCAGGCGAAGTCCTAATCAGCCGGACGGCGGTGATGGCTCCTGCCTCACGAGATGGGGCAGAAACAGGGGAAGAACCTGATCTGGTGCTGGGCTCGAATCGGGAAGTGGTGGTGGAGGACGTCACCCCTGAACGTTGTGACCTCGCTGAATTTGGGTTTGCGGGGGAGACGCAGATGGCACTCGCTGGATTCGAGGCCCCTGTCATCGACACCGTGACGGCGAAGGTCCGTAGTGGAGAGCTGGAACTAAGTTTGCGCTTGCAGCCGCCTTCCGGAAGTGGTGCACGGCAGCTCCTTGATGGGGTCCTTCAGGGCCTGCGCACCCAGGCCAGGGATGCGGGAAAGAGAGGAGGGAGGCCGCTTTGGCGTCGGTATTTTTTGATCCGTGATGCTTTTGCTTCGTTGGGTCCAGCAGCCGTGCTCACTGTTCATCGCAGTCAAGGCAGCAGTTTTGGAGAGGTGTTTGTCGCCGATGACGTGTTCTGGCCGCAGGACCTTGTCCTGCGACGGCAGTTGGCTTATGTCGCTGTCAGTCGGGCGCAAGAGGCGGTCTGGATGACGGGAAGGTCATCATCAGCCAAAGCGGTGGAACGCTGGACGCGGGCGCTGAAGAATGAAGAACAACAATGA